Proteins encoded by one window of Anaeromyxobacter diazotrophicus:
- a CDS encoding branched-chain amino acid ABC transporter permease — protein sequence MQALFGQLLLGLINGSFYALLSLGLSIIFGLLNVVNFAHGALYMSGAMVAWLLAQYLGIGYWPALLLAPAVVGLVGVVIERTMLRRLYQLDNLYGLLFTFGLTLVIEGLFHEQYGNSGNPYPVPEVLQGGVRLPFMYLPEYRAWVVVVAMIVCFGSWLVIERTKLGSYLRAGTENPRLVQAFGINVPLMFTITYGFGVALAAFAGVMAAPIYQVSPGMGSNLIMVVFAVVVIGGMGSILGSILTGVGLGVIEGLTRYFYPPASSVVIFVIMALVLLVRPAGLFGRQK from the coding sequence ATGCAAGCCCTGTTCGGCCAGCTCCTCCTCGGCCTCATCAACGGCTCGTTCTACGCGCTGCTGTCGCTCGGGCTGTCGATCATCTTCGGGCTGCTCAACGTCGTGAACTTCGCCCACGGCGCCCTCTACATGTCGGGCGCCATGGTGGCGTGGCTCCTCGCGCAGTACCTGGGGATCGGCTACTGGCCGGCGCTGCTCCTCGCGCCGGCGGTGGTGGGGCTGGTGGGCGTCGTCATCGAGCGGACGATGCTGCGCCGCCTCTACCAGCTCGACAACCTGTACGGCCTGCTCTTCACCTTCGGGCTCACCCTGGTCATCGAGGGGCTCTTCCACGAGCAGTACGGCAACTCCGGCAACCCGTACCCCGTCCCGGAGGTGCTCCAGGGCGGGGTGCGGCTGCCGTTCATGTACCTGCCGGAGTACCGGGCCTGGGTGGTGGTGGTGGCGATGATCGTCTGCTTCGGCTCGTGGCTCGTCATCGAGCGCACCAAGCTCGGCAGCTACCTGCGCGCCGGCACCGAGAACCCGCGCCTCGTGCAGGCGTTCGGCATCAACGTGCCGCTCATGTTCACCATCACCTACGGGTTCGGCGTGGCGCTGGCCGCCTTCGCCGGGGTGATGGCGGCCCCCATCTACCAGGTGTCTCCGGGCATGGGGTCGAACCTCATCATGGTGGTGTTCGCGGTGGTGGTCATCGGCGGGATGGGCTCGATCCTCGGCTCCATCCTCACCGGCGTGGGCCTCGGCGTGATCGAGGGGCTCACCCGCTACTTCTACCCGCCCGCCTCGTCGGTGGTGATCTTCGTCATCATGGCGCTGGTGCTGCTCGTGCGGCCGGCCGGGCTGTTCGGGAGGCAGAAGTGA
- a CDS encoding branched-chain amino acid ABC transporter permease encodes MSEALRAGASVGWPVARVRGAFAVMFVAGLVLPFFVYPVFVMNVLCMALFASAFNLLLGYCGLLSFGHAAFLGAAGYLCAHAVKDWGLPPEVGLLLGVLLSAGLGLVIGGLAIRRSGIYFAMITLGLAQVVYFLAVQLPFTGGDDGLQGVPRGKLLGLLSLEGRYAMYYFVYAVFLAGFFAIYRAIHSPFGHVLRSIRENEPRALSLGYDVDRYKLMAFVLSAALAGLAGATKALVFQSETLTDVHWHMSGEVVLMTLLGGMGTVMGPSVGALIVLVLQNYLSGFGSWVTVITGLVFVVGVLAFRRGFVGEAIALAKKFPF; translated from the coding sequence GTGAGCGAGGCGCTCAGGGCCGGCGCGAGCGTCGGGTGGCCGGTGGCGCGGGTCCGCGGCGCGTTCGCGGTCATGTTCGTGGCCGGGCTGGTGCTGCCGTTCTTCGTCTACCCGGTCTTCGTCATGAACGTGCTGTGCATGGCGCTCTTCGCCAGCGCGTTCAACCTGCTCCTCGGCTACTGCGGCCTGCTCTCCTTCGGGCACGCCGCCTTCCTCGGCGCGGCCGGCTACCTGTGCGCCCACGCGGTGAAGGACTGGGGGCTCCCGCCGGAGGTGGGGCTCCTGCTCGGCGTGCTGCTCTCGGCCGGCCTGGGCCTCGTCATCGGCGGCCTCGCCATCCGGCGCTCCGGCATCTACTTCGCCATGATCACGCTGGGGCTGGCGCAGGTGGTCTACTTCCTGGCGGTGCAGCTGCCCTTCACCGGCGGCGACGACGGCCTGCAGGGCGTCCCGCGCGGCAAGCTCCTGGGCCTCCTCTCGCTCGAGGGCCGCTACGCGATGTACTACTTCGTCTACGCCGTCTTCCTGGCCGGCTTCTTCGCCATCTACCGGGCCATCCACTCGCCGTTCGGCCACGTGCTGCGCTCGATCCGCGAGAACGAGCCGCGCGCGCTCTCCCTCGGCTACGACGTCGACCGCTACAAGCTCATGGCCTTCGTGCTCTCGGCGGCGCTCGCCGGCCTGGCCGGCGCCACCAAGGCGCTCGTCTTCCAGTCCGAGACGCTCACCGACGTGCACTGGCACATGTCCGGCGAGGTGGTGCTCATGACGCTCCTCGGCGGCATGGGGACGGTCATGGGCCCCTCGGTCGGCGCGCTCATCGTGCTCGTCCTGCAGAACTACCTGTCCGGCTTCGGCTCGTGGGTCACCGTCATCACCGGGCTCGTCTTCGTGGTGGGGGTGCTCGCGTTCCGCCGGGGCTTCGTGGGCGAGGCGATCGCGCTGGCGAAGAAGTTTCCGTTCTAG
- a CDS encoding 3-hydroxybutyrate dehydrogenase, which produces MAGLVQDKVAFVTGAASGIGLAIAEALAGEGARVALSDLREEAVRAAAEGVAKQGHEAVGLACDVTSEAQLQQALDAAAQRFGRVDILVNNAGLQFVSPIESFPTEKFELLVKVMLVAPFMAIKHVFPGMKQRGFGRIVNVASINGLVGFAGKAAYNSAKHGLIGLTKVAALEGATSGVTVNAICPGYVDTPLVRNQLGDLARTRGVPLERVLEEVIYPLVPMRKLLAVKDVSDYVLFLASDKAGCVTGQAVVVDGGYTAQ; this is translated from the coding sequence ATGGCTGGTCTCGTTCAGGACAAGGTCGCCTTCGTCACCGGGGCCGCGAGCGGCATCGGGCTCGCCATCGCCGAGGCGCTGGCCGGGGAGGGCGCCCGGGTGGCGCTGTCGGACCTGCGCGAGGAGGCGGTGCGCGCCGCCGCCGAGGGCGTGGCGAAGCAGGGGCACGAGGCGGTCGGCCTCGCCTGCGACGTGACGAGCGAGGCTCAGCTCCAGCAGGCCCTCGACGCCGCGGCGCAGCGCTTCGGGCGGGTGGACATCCTGGTCAACAACGCCGGGCTCCAGTTCGTGTCGCCCATCGAGAGCTTCCCGACCGAGAAGTTCGAGCTCCTGGTGAAGGTCATGCTGGTGGCGCCCTTCATGGCCATCAAGCACGTCTTCCCCGGCATGAAGCAGCGAGGGTTCGGGCGCATCGTCAACGTGGCCTCCATCAACGGCCTGGTCGGCTTCGCCGGCAAGGCGGCCTACAACAGCGCCAAGCACGGCCTCATCGGGCTCACCAAGGTGGCGGCGCTGGAGGGGGCGACGAGCGGCGTCACCGTGAACGCCATCTGCCCCGGCTACGTGGACACGCCGCTGGTGCGGAACCAGCTCGGCGACCTGGCGCGCACGCGGGGCGTGCCGCTCGAGCGCGTGCTCGAGGAGGTGATCTACCCCTTGGTCCCGATGCGGAAGCTGCTCGCGGTGAAGGACGTCTCGGACTACGTCCTCTTCCTGGCGAGCGACAAGGCCGGCTGCGTGACCGGCCAGGCGGTCGTGGTGGACGGCGGCTACACGGCGCAGTGA
- a CDS encoding DUF2059 domain-containing protein — MNPLRIAAALVLFCLSSGAALAEEPKGTAADIARLLVPQEAWTAGLSQLAKDVQGRLQSHPGSHLRLPADFQTSVRAELEKVLPYGELLGLHARALSATYSEPELKDLLAFYRSPLGQKWLQVTPELTEKVAGETQQKMEQQMPGVMERLGKLAKAHPPESSGT, encoded by the coding sequence TTGAACCCCCTTCGAATCGCCGCTGCGCTCGTCCTCTTCTGCCTCTCCTCCGGCGCGGCGCTCGCGGAGGAGCCGAAGGGCACCGCCGCCGACATCGCGCGGCTGCTCGTCCCGCAGGAGGCCTGGACTGCCGGCCTCTCCCAGCTCGCCAAGGACGTCCAGGGGCGCCTCCAGAGCCACCCCGGCTCGCACCTCCGGCTCCCGGCCGACTTCCAGACCAGCGTCCGCGCCGAGCTGGAGAAGGTCCTGCCCTACGGCGAGCTCCTCGGCCTGCACGCCCGGGCCCTCTCGGCCACCTACTCCGAGCCCGAGCTCAAGGACCTGCTCGCCTTCTACCGCTCGCCCCTGGGCCAGAAATGGCTGCAGGTGACCCCGGAGCTCACGGAGAAGGTGGCTGGAGAGACTCAGCAAAAGATGGAGCAGCAGATGCCGGGCGTGATGGAGCGGCTCGGCAAGCTCGCCAAGGCGCACCCGCCCGAGTCCTCGGGGACCTAG
- a CDS encoding CxxxxCH/CxxCH domain c-type cytochrome yields the protein MSPRCASSLAVLAAAALACGARPVRSGSSASAALATCTQCHGDPAHENAAPPRAVNGATDTADPAVGAHQSHLVAGHFRGPVACQECHAVPASVTEPGHLGGGVAVVRFDAPGSSGLARARGVAPSVAFGPADAADARSRPDATCTVYCHGVTLDGGTRTQPSWAGRYQAGSSTLDCSSCHGFPPGGRHPQGFVRTPDAPAAACARCHSRTVTAGGEIDLAGGKHLNGVVDFGGGEACSACHGDGTRVAVAGADPLVRAAPPGTVTGAAAGAHLAHVNGEGTPLRPPLACAECHARSAAEVQGEHPDEKVDVDFGPLAAGLGAAPAWDAASGSCAATYCHGATLSGGKHPVPLWNGGSAEAACGNCHGVPPPAPHPPNSSCGTCHPGYTSSSVNAALHVDGKLDVAGLTCSSCHGSALNPAPPAGTRGETLTTDRAVGAHQAHLSGGGVARPVLCEECHVVPSSPLHADGAAKVTFGGVALTGGAKPAWDGTSCTASYCHGQFTGGNALNAPAWTGGSGQAACGSCHTIPPPSPHPQNSACGGCHTGYTSSSVVAATHVDGKNDVGSMTCSSCHGSAQNPAPPFGTRGETATTALAVGAHQAHLAGGTVGKAVACSECHVVPSSLTHADGTVQLTFGALATQGGAQASFAVATATCSNVYCHGQFTGGNTANAPVWTTVDGSQVACGSCHTLPPPPPHPVNTSCGNCHPGYGPASVNVATHVDGHLDLLPMTCTSCHGDASRVPLAGADANVKAAPPADSHGNLTASARGVGAHAAHVNQATFRSAPLACSDCHSNAVPPPGDTAHVNGTVAFAFGPLAKNATWGGVTPAPTWDGTSCASTYCHGAFKNGANATMTWAQDVTLGCTSCHGAPPGGGHPASTACGSCHGAGYSATTVNPATHLDGKLDVNAMTCTSCHGDPTRVPVAGADPTNAKAGPPVDTSGQTSSTAVGGHLAHFNRAVLTSPLWCSECHTVPTSTTHATGTVAMAWGARATAGSGASYGAGNGTVTPGGAAAPVWNGGAASCSATYCHGNYAGTFTYSNWDWSLDQPGAPIVVSYAGKGSAPAWSDGAMACDSCHANPPRTGSWHGAHQGGSACQVCHPDAIGTDAGVGTGITNPAQHVNGQIEIKGFGSTCIGCH from the coding sequence ATGTCGCCTCGCTGCGCCTCGTCACTCGCGGTGCTCGCCGCCGCGGCCCTGGCCTGCGGGGCCCGGCCGGTGCGTTCCGGCTCGTCGGCGAGCGCCGCGCTCGCCACGTGCACGCAGTGCCACGGAGATCCCGCCCACGAGAACGCCGCGCCTCCCCGCGCCGTCAACGGCGCGACCGACACGGCCGACCCGGCGGTGGGGGCCCACCAGAGCCACCTCGTCGCCGGGCACTTCCGCGGCCCGGTGGCCTGCCAGGAGTGCCACGCCGTGCCCGCCTCGGTGACCGAGCCGGGCCACCTGGGCGGCGGCGTGGCCGTGGTGCGCTTCGACGCGCCCGGATCGAGCGGCCTCGCGCGCGCCCGCGGGGTGGCGCCGTCCGTCGCCTTCGGCCCCGCCGACGCGGCCGACGCGCGGAGCCGGCCCGACGCCACCTGCACCGTCTACTGCCACGGCGTCACCCTCGATGGCGGTACGCGCACCCAGCCGAGCTGGGCCGGGCGCTACCAGGCCGGGAGCAGCACCCTCGACTGCTCGAGCTGCCACGGGTTCCCGCCCGGCGGGCGCCATCCCCAGGGGTTCGTCCGGACGCCGGACGCTCCGGCGGCCGCGTGCGCGCGCTGCCACTCGCGCACGGTGACCGCCGGGGGGGAGATCGATCTGGCAGGCGGCAAGCACCTGAACGGCGTGGTGGACTTCGGGGGCGGCGAGGCCTGCTCCGCCTGCCACGGGGACGGGACGCGCGTCGCGGTCGCGGGCGCCGACCCGCTGGTCCGGGCCGCGCCGCCCGGGACGGTGACCGGCGCTGCGGCCGGCGCGCACCTCGCCCACGTGAACGGGGAGGGGACGCCGCTCCGGCCGCCGCTCGCCTGCGCCGAGTGCCACGCGCGGAGCGCCGCCGAGGTCCAGGGCGAGCACCCGGACGAGAAGGTCGACGTGGACTTCGGGCCGCTGGCCGCCGGGCTGGGCGCGGCGCCGGCCTGGGACGCCGCCTCCGGCTCCTGCGCCGCCACCTACTGCCACGGGGCGACGCTCTCCGGCGGGAAGCACCCGGTCCCGCTCTGGAACGGCGGCAGCGCCGAGGCCGCCTGCGGCAACTGCCACGGCGTGCCGCCGCCGGCGCCTCACCCGCCGAACAGCTCCTGCGGCACCTGCCACCCCGGCTACACCTCGTCGTCGGTGAACGCCGCCCTCCACGTCGACGGCAAGCTCGACGTGGCCGGGCTGACGTGCAGCTCCTGCCACGGGTCGGCGCTGAATCCCGCGCCGCCGGCCGGGACGCGCGGCGAGACGCTCACCACCGATCGCGCGGTGGGCGCGCACCAGGCGCACCTCTCCGGCGGCGGGGTGGCGCGCCCGGTCCTCTGCGAGGAGTGCCACGTCGTGCCATCCTCGCCCCTGCACGCCGACGGCGCGGCGAAGGTCACCTTCGGCGGCGTGGCCCTCACCGGCGGCGCGAAGCCCGCCTGGGATGGGACGAGCTGCACCGCGAGCTACTGCCACGGCCAGTTCACCGGCGGGAACGCCCTGAACGCCCCGGCCTGGACCGGGGGGAGCGGGCAGGCGGCGTGCGGCAGCTGCCACACCATCCCTCCGCCGTCGCCGCACCCGCAGAACAGCGCCTGCGGCGGCTGCCACACCGGCTACACCTCGTCGTCGGTCGTCGCCGCCACGCACGTCGACGGCAAGAACGACGTGGGCTCCATGACGTGCAGCTCGTGCCACGGCTCGGCGCAGAACCCCGCGCCGCCCTTCGGGACGCGCGGCGAGACGGCCACCACCGCGCTCGCGGTCGGGGCGCACCAGGCCCACCTCGCGGGCGGCACGGTGGGGAAGGCGGTCGCCTGCTCCGAGTGCCACGTGGTGCCGAGCTCGCTCACGCACGCGGACGGCACCGTCCAACTCACCTTCGGCGCGCTCGCCACCCAGGGCGGCGCCCAGGCGAGCTTCGCCGTCGCGACCGCCACCTGCAGCAACGTGTACTGCCACGGTCAGTTCACCGGCGGGAACACCGCCAACGCGCCGGTCTGGACGACGGTGGACGGCTCGCAGGTGGCGTGCGGGAGCTGCCACACGCTGCCGCCCCCGCCGCCGCACCCCGTGAACACGAGCTGCGGCAACTGCCACCCGGGCTACGGGCCGGCGAGCGTGAACGTCGCGACCCACGTGGACGGCCACCTCGACCTGCTCCCGATGACCTGCACCTCGTGCCACGGCGACGCGAGCCGCGTCCCGCTCGCCGGCGCCGACGCGAACGTCAAGGCCGCGCCGCCGGCCGACTCGCACGGCAACCTGACGGCCTCCGCCCGCGGGGTCGGCGCCCACGCCGCGCACGTGAACCAGGCCACCTTCCGCTCGGCGCCGCTCGCCTGCTCCGACTGCCACTCCAACGCCGTGCCGCCGCCCGGCGACACGGCGCACGTGAACGGCACCGTCGCGTTCGCGTTCGGCCCGCTGGCGAAGAACGCCACCTGGGGCGGCGTCACGCCGGCGCCGACCTGGGACGGGACGAGCTGCGCCAGCACCTACTGCCACGGCGCCTTCAAGAACGGCGCGAACGCGACCATGACCTGGGCGCAGGACGTGACGCTCGGCTGCACCTCGTGCCACGGCGCGCCGCCCGGCGGCGGCCACCCGGCCAGCACCGCCTGCGGGAGCTGCCACGGGGCGGGCTACAGCGCGACCACCGTCAACCCGGCGACGCACCTCGACGGCAAGCTCGACGTGAACGCGATGACCTGCACCTCGTGCCACGGCGACCCGACGCGCGTGCCCGTCGCGGGCGCGGACCCGACGAACGCGAAGGCGGGGCCGCCGGTGGACACCTCCGGCCAGACCTCGTCGACCGCGGTCGGCGGCCACCTGGCGCACTTCAACCGGGCGGTACTGACGTCGCCGCTCTGGTGCTCGGAGTGCCACACGGTGCCGACCTCGACCACCCATGCCACCGGGACGGTCGCGATGGCGTGGGGCGCCCGCGCGACGGCGGGCAGCGGGGCGAGCTATGGGGCTGGGAATGGGACCGTCACGCCGGGCGGTGCGGCGGCCCCGGTCTGGAATGGCGGGGCTGCCTCCTGCTCGGCGACGTACTGCCACGGGAACTACGCGGGGACCTTTACCTACAGCAATTGGGATTGGTCGCTCGACCAGCCGGGTGCGCCCATCGTCGTGAGCTACGCCGGGAAGGGCAGCGCGCCGGCATGGTCGGATGGGGCCATGGCCTGCGACTCGTGCCACGCCAACCCGCCGCGCACGGGGAGCTGGCACGGCGCCCATCAGGGCGGCAGCGCGTGCCAGGTCTGCCACCCCGACGCGATCGGGACCGACGCAGGCGTCGGCACGGGAATCACCAATCCGGCCCAGCACGTCAACGGTCAGATCGAGATCAAGGGTTTCGGATCGACCTGCATCGGCTGCCATTGA